From Asterias amurensis chromosome 3, ASM3211899v1, a single genomic window includes:
- the LOC139935053 gene encoding uncharacterized protein → MDPRSTWYQPEQLGPATELWTRIFNSATQNFRDLQMGDSKAGDRNGLNEYESRNRTLPPRDSQDFIPLHGDSGTDLATKRSAINGYQNGERTSSNNIFNKRRKDNLASTYDWNSSGKLRDGGTPWWSRRNAGSHHGLPYPDLTNHNVELGLSREIEDFYYFMYPRAEEHWMRREVVQRIEGIVKNIWPEARVDIYGSYRTMLYLPTSDIDLVVFGDLGDCPYFRIGNELEKSNIAEMGSIKVLDKASVPIVKLTDDLTKVKVDISFNMRTGTACAKLIEDFIKQFPRLPYLVFVLKQFLLQRDLNEVWTGGISSYSLILMAVSFLQMHVRPEPTNLGVQLIEFFELYGVNFNYFKTGISVTDGGRYFSKEDAREKMAQGYRTSLLCIEDPLNPGMDICKSSYGFMEVRKAFGYAYSVLKQGLLTRLDQENYIDSILGRIVRITDEVIEYRQWIHVNWAHKVPPPMIYTRNCMMSIPPPQNIMRLGGSNNTTQLIGNTVNTTLDNNMDNIAEGRNREASEDTSNANTDVAVNVQGTESEVNSLASLPSTPDALSCASDTDSDLSSQASGSSKDSVDNTPERQKPSSSTPSSPTEDLTQTHGSLDAKVQKSGSANTPKDLEVRTVKTLQAVSDSKPLKEDVPSKSTAAKEKPSVKEELAKPSQSPPQQAVRTATHMVTSRTYRNSNHQQSSKFRSSSVGGSGALHGSSGGISNTGNGSGSSSGNNGRGGSNNNNINKKMKRKHKKDNNSNPVR, encoded by the exons ATGGATCCAAGAAGCACTTGGTATCAGCCCGAGCAACTTGGACCAGCAACAGAACTTTGGACGAGAATTTTCAACAGCGCTACCCAGAATTTTCGGGACCTTCAAATGGGCGACAGTAAAGCAGGCGACCGCAATGGACTGAACGAATATGAATCCAGAAACCGAACACTCCCCCCTCGGGACTCGCAGGATTTTATCCCGTTACACGGCGATTCTGGGACCGATTTGGCCACAAAACGATCAGCCATAAATGGTTATCAAAATGGCGAGAGAACTAGCAGCAATAATATTTTCAATAAGAGGAGAAAAGACAACCTTGCCAGTACTTACGACTGGAACAGTTCAGGAAAGCTTCGTGACGGTGGAACGCCGTGGTGGTCAAGGCGAAATGCAGGCAGCCATCATGGCTTGCCTTATCCGGACTTAACCAATCACAATGTGGAACTTGG ACTCAGTCGTGAGATTGAAGATTTCTACTACTTCATGTATCCACGCGCTGAGGAGCATTGGATGCGTAGAGAAGTCGTCCAAAGAATAGAGGGCATCGTCAAGAACATCTGGCCTGAAGCTCGG gtggATATCTATGGCAGCTATCGGACAATGCTGTACCTTCCAACAAG TGACATTGACCTTGTGGTGTTTGGAGACCTAGGGGATTGCCCCTACTTCAGGATCGGCAACGAGCTAGAGAAGAGCAACATAGCTGAGATGGGTTCCATCAAAGTATTGGATAAAGCATCG GTTCCGATTGTGAAGCTGACCGACGACCTGACTAAGGTAAAAGTGGACATCAGCTTCAACATGCGAACCGGTACCGCCTGCGCCAAACTGATTGAGGACTTCATCAAGCAGTTTCCACGTCTCCCATATCTAGTCTTCGTCTTGAAACAGTTCCTACTGCAGCGAGATCTGAATGAAGTATGGACGGGAGGTATCAGTTCATACAGCCTCATCTTAATGGCAGTCAGCTTCCTACAG ATGCACGTTCGACCAGAACCTACCAATCTTGGTGTCCAGCTCATTGAGTTCTTTGAGCTCTATGGAGTCAATTTCAACTACTTCAAGACTGGAATCAGCGTCACGGACGGTGGGCGTTACTTCTCCAAGGAAGACGCCAGAGAGAAGATGGCTCAAGGGTATCGTACATCGCTGCTGTGCATCGAGGATCCCTTAAACCCAG GAATGGATATCTGCAAGAGTTCTTACGGGTTTATGGAAGTACGGAAGGCATTTGGCTACGCTTATAGCGTCCTGAAACAGGGTCTGCTGACGAGACTGGATCAAGAAAACTACATCGACAG TATTCTTGGTCGCATTGTACGAATCACCGATGAGGTGATTGAGTACCGGCAATGGATCCACGTCAACTGGGCTCACAAGGTCCCCCCACCGATGATCTACACCAGGAACTGTATGATGAGTATACCCCCACCCCAGAACATCATGCGGTTAGGGGGCAGCAACAACACCACCCAGCTTATCGGCAATACTGTGAACACTACTCTGGATAATAACATGGACAATATCGCAGAAGGACGGAACAGGGAAGCGTCTGAGGATACCAGTAACGCTAACACGGACGTTGCAGTCAATGTTCAGGGTACTGAGTCAGAGGTGAATTCTCTGGCATCGTTACCATCAACGCCTGATGCCTTGTCATGTGCCAGTGATACG GATTCGGATTTGTCGTCACAAGCATCTGGCTCATCAAAGGACAGCGTTGATAACACTCCAGAGCGTCAGAAGCCCTCAAGCTCAACTCCTTCATCACCAACAGAAGACTTAACTCAAACACATGGCAGTTTAGATGCCAAGGTTCAGAAATCAGGCTCTGCAAACACTCCAAAAGACCTGGAAGTGAGAACAGTGAAGACTTTGCAAGCTGTGTCTGATTCTAAACCTCTTAAGGAAGACGTTCCGTCCAAGAGCACTGCTGCTAAAGAGAAGCCTAGTGTTAAGGAGGAGTTGGCAAAGCCATCCCAAAGTCCTCCCCAGCAAGCGGTTAGAACTGCCACTCATATGGTAACATCACGGACGTATCGTAATAGCAACCATCAACAGAGCAGTAAATTCCGTAGCAGTAGTGTCGGTGGCAGTGGTGCTTTGCACGGTAGCAGCGGTGGGATCAGTAATACAGGAAACGGCTCTGGCAGCAGTAGCGGCAACAACGGTCGAGGcggcagcaacaacaacaacatcaacaagaagATGAAGCGCAAGCACAAAAAGGACAACAATTCTAACCCTGTCCGTTGA
- the LOC139935060 gene encoding Fanconi anemia core complex-associated protein 24-like produces MTSSSMRSGDLSQIPCTPVNEGGRVPPGCIVTSQRWKGSELVKTLKGRLKVVIEDNLGVIDFHPSNEAGVIYVSETDLVAGSNFKQKIAKLRKANSLRGIVIAELTPVSNQYYCELQKFVILELGLRLLFVSSQTEAANLLIQMVNEEHKPHANPFLVKRRKQPIDAVVLTLVQLIPNVGPVKAKHLLQKFGSIRGISNASEEAIAEVVGKSKASHIRSFFQHKTSSFANQQPSVT; encoded by the exons atgacatcatcatcaatGAGGTCTGGTGACCTGTCTCAGATCCCATGCACTCCTGTGAATGAAGGCGGTCGGGTCCCACCAGGATGTATCGTCACAAGCCAAAGATGGAAAGGCTCCGAACTAGTCAAAACACTGAAAG GCCGACTAAAGGTAGTGATTGAAGATAACCTTGGAGTGATTGACTTCCATCCTTCCAACGAGGCTGGGGTGATCTACGTCTCAGAGACAGATCTCGTTGCTGGCAGCAACTTCAAACAGAAAATAGCAAAACTCAGGAAG GCTAACAGTCTAAGGGGGATCGTGATAGCTGAGCTCACCCCAGTCAGCAACCAGTACTACTGTGAACTACAGAAGTTTGTTATCTTAGAGTTGGGGCTGAGGCTACTCTTTGTCTCATCTCAAACAGAGGCTGCGAACCTTCTTATCCAAATG GTGAATGAGGAGCACAAACCCCACGCCAACCCTTTTCTTGTAAAGAGACGTAAACAACCTATTGATGCAGTGGTCCTGACGTTAGTGCAACTCATCCCGAATGTGGGTCCAGTCAAAGCCAAACACCTGCTACAGAAGTTTGGTAGTATCAGAGGAATCAGTAATGCCAGTGAAGAG GCAATAGCTGAAGTGGTTGGCAAGAGCAAGGCGAGTCATATCAGGTCATTCTTCCAGCACAAGACCTCATCATTTGCAAATCAACAACCATCAGTGACTTGA
- the LOC139935056 gene encoding DNA replication licensing factor mcm4-A-like, whose amino-acid sequence MSSPGSAASSPGSRRGKRNRVEDDDPSVDKTPSKKGRKASQQSDTPSRRSARGAAGASETRTPTRPAGKRGSAASSPGSQLNGRPIDSSPDGDLRPLPSSPPSGGFQGIQDTSVFSSPGLSRAGTSEIAMSSPLNYGTPSSRMSGTPGRMAGTPVRPRNDITSNRKLRQVNLQSDPPGDATEPTAAVTSEQPGGPQLVIWGTNVVVSEAKEKFTRFIQRFIDPEADEAEGIDPNEPLYLQKLDEIHTLELPFLNINCQHLGQFDNDLYRQLVCYPQEVIPTFDMAVNEMFFERYPDTMLEHQIQVRTYNADKTKNMRSLNPEDIDQLVTISGMVIRTSQLMPEMREAFFRCHVCAFTMTVEIDRGRIAEPAVCRSCQTKHSMALIHNRSQFSDKQMVKLQESPDDMPAGQTPHTVILYAHNDLVDSVQPGDRLTVTGIYRATPLRVNPRQRNVKAVYKTYIDVIQFCKSDASRLHEQKDDGDDQRIFTDERKQELIDLSQKEDIYERLARALAPSIFENEDIKKGILCQLFGSTKKDFSAAGRSHFRSELNILLCGDPGTSKSQLLQYVNSLVPRGQYTSGKGSSAVGLTAYVTKDPETRQLVLQTGALVLSDNGICCIDEFDKMNDSTRSVLHEVMEQQTLSIAKAGIICSLNARTSILAAANPVDSQWNPKKTIIDNIQLPHTLLSRFDLIFLILDPQDEIFDRRLANHLVSLYHQGGELSTNEHMDLNLMRDYLSYARSYVHPKLSEEAGQLLIQAYVEMRKIGSARGMVSAYPRQLESLIRLAEAHARMRFSNVVEIVDVDEAKRLHYEALKQSAFDPRDGTINIDILATGLSTSARKQRMEVKGAIKKNIEGKGKVATVKYQMTFEEVRQQSEVPITKEMFDGALRELQDEDVLIWLGKNIRLMK is encoded by the exons ATGTCTTCTCCAGGTAGTGCCGCAAGTAGCCCGGGTAGTCGCCGTGGTAAGAGAAATCGCGTTGAGGATGATGACCCAAGCGTTGATAAAACACCCAGCAAGAAAGGGCGCAAAGCTTCACAACAAAGTGATACACCTTCTAGGAGGAGTGCAAGAGGGGCGGCTGGAGCTTCAGAAACAAGAACAC CAACGCGTCCGGCTGGTAAACGTGGAAGTGCAGCATCTTCTCCTGGCTCTCAGTTGAACGGTCGACCGATTGACTCCTCCCCAGATGGTGACCTACGACCTTTGCCCTCATCTCCGCCTTCTGGAGGCTTCCAAGGGATCCAGGACACCTCGGTGTTCTCTAGCCCAGGACTCTCAAGAGCAG GAACTAGTGAAATTGCGATGAGTTCACCTCTGAACTACGGAACCCCAAGCTCAAGGATGAGTGGTACACCAGGAAGAATGGC TGGGACACCTGTGCGACCTCGTAATGACATCACCAGTAATCGCAAGCTACGCCAGGTCAACCTGCAATCTGACCCTCCC GGAGATGCCACTGAGCCAACTGCAGCAGTCACCAGTGAACAGCCCGGTGGTCCACAACTGGTCATCTGGGGAACCAACGTAGTGGTCAGTGAGGCCAAGGAGAAATTCACTCGCTTCATTCAAAGGTTCATTGACCCCGAGGCGGATGAAGCGGAAGGAATTGACCCCAACGAGCCCTTGTATCTGCAGAAACTTGATGAG ATCCACACCCTTGAGTTACCGTTTCTCAACATTAACTGCCAGCATCTTGGCCAGTTTGACAATGACCTCTACCGTCAACTTGTCTGCTACCCTCAAGAAGTCATACCAACCTTTGACATGGCGGTCAATGAAATGTTCTTTGAGCGTTATCCTGACACAATGCTGGAGCATCAGATACAAGTGCGGACCTACAATGCCGATAAAACCAAGAATATGCGCTCACTCAATCCAGAAG ACATTGATCAGCTAGTGACGATCAGTGGCATGGTGATCCGTACCTCTCAGCTCATGCCAGAGATGAGAGAGGCTTTCTTCCGCTGTCACGTTTGCGCATTCACCATGACGGTGGAGATCGACAGAGGGCGTATTGCCGAGCCTGCAGTGTGTCGCTCCTGTCAGACCAAACATAGCATGGCTCTGATTCACAACCGCTCACAGTTCTCAGACAAACAGATGGTCAAGCTGCAAGAATCCCCTG ATGATATGCCAGCGGGTCAAACCCCACACACCGTCATTCTGTACGCGCACAACGACCTCGTTGATTCGGTTCAACCTGGTGATCGCTTGACTGTGACCGGGATCTACCGCGCCACTCCGCTGCGTGTCAACCCGCGCCAACGTAATGTGAAGGCTGTGTATAAGACGTACATAGATGTGATTCAGTTCTGCAAAAGCGACGCAAGTAGATTGCATGAACAGAAGGATGATGG AGATGACCAGAGGATCTTCACAGATGAGCGCAAGCAGGAATTGATCGACTTATCACAAAAAGAAGACATCTATGAGAGACTGGCCAGAGCCTTAG ctCCAAGCATCTTTGAAAATGAGGACATCAAGAAGGGAATTCTATGCCAGCTTTTTGGATCCACCAAGAAAGATTTCTCTGCAGCAGGACGCAGCCATTTCAg GTCTGAGCTTAACATCTTATTATGTGGTGACCCCGGCACAAGCAAGTCTCAACTTCTGCAGTATGTGAATAGTCTGGTCCCAAGAGGGCAGTATACATCAGGCAAAGGTTCCAGCGCTGTCGGTCTGACAGCTTATGTAACCAAAGATCCGGAAACCAGGCAGCTGGTTCTACAAAC GGGTGCGCTTGTACTCAGTGACAATGGTATTTGCTGCATTGATGAGTTTGATAAGATGAATGATAGCACACGTTCTGTTCTTCATGAAGTGATG GAGCAGCAGACCCTCTCAATCGCTAAGGCTGGTATTATTTGCTCCTTGAATGCTCGTACATCCATCCTTGCTGCCGCCAATCCTGTAGATTCCCAGTGGAACCCGAAGAAGACCATCATCGATAACATCCAGCTTCCACACACTCTACTCTCAAG ATTTGATTTGATCTTTCTGATTCTGGATCCACAAGATGAGATTTTCGATCGTCGTTTGGCCAATCACTTAGTGTCACTCTACCACCAGGGTGGGGAGTTGTCGACTAATGAACACATG gACCTGAATCTTATGAGAGATTACCTTTCTTACGCCCGTTCCTACGTCCACCCCAAACTCAGCGAGGAGGCAGGACAGCTTCTCATTCAGGCCTATGTAGAGATGCGGAAGATCGGCAGCGCTAGGGGGATGGTTTCCGCCTACCCAAGACAACTAGAGTCTTTGATTCGCTTGGCTGAGGCCCATGCAAGGATGAGATTTTCTAATGTTGTGGAGATCGTGGATGTGGATGAGGCAAAGAG attgCATTATGAAGCCTTGAAGCAGTCTGCCTTCGATCCCCGCGATGGAACAATCAACATTGACATCTTGGCCACTGGACTGAGCACATCGGCTCGTAAACAACGAATGGAAGTTAAAGGGGCTATCAAGAAGAACATCGAAGGCAAGGGTAAAGTGGCCACCGTTAAATACCAGATGACATTCGAGGAGGTCAGACAACAATCAGAAGTG CCAATCACCAAAGAGATGTTTGACGGTGCTTTGAGAGAGCTACAGGATGAAGATGTCCTTATTTGGCTCGGCAAGAACATCCGTCTTATGAAGTAG